From the Mastacembelus armatus chromosome 14, fMasArm1.2, whole genome shotgun sequence genome, one window contains:
- the LOC113142889 gene encoding heat shock protein beta-11-like, translating to MLCPSVFQASPAAMRPFLDLHWPIRSLWPETRPLFYHIEQEMIRHMQEMRQSMEYMERLHQKIFDEIDQASSFSSTGVFKPITFQELGKDSSSFALSLDTKEFSPEELSVKQVGRKLRVSGRTEKKQDDGKGSYTYRCQEFRQEFDLPDGVDPESVTCSLVDGRLQIQAPRERALADGKERVVPISLTSAPAITSSSTSGGSEGSSTPTSEKN from the coding sequence atgttgtgtcCCAGCGTCTTCCAGGCATCCCCTGCAGCCATGAGGCCTTTCCTGGACCTGCACTGGCCCATCCGCAGCCTGTGGCCTGAGACCCGGCCACTCTTTTACCACATTGAGCAGGAGATGATCCGCCACATGCAGGAGATGAGGCAGAGCATGGAGTACATGGAGAGGCTGCACCAGAAGATCTTTGATGAGATCGACCAGgcctcttccttctcctccacagGGGTTTTCAAACCCATCACCTTTCAGGAGCTGGGGaaagacagcagcagcttcGCCCTCAGCCTGGACACTAAGGAGTTCTCCCCGGAGGAGCTGTCGGTCAAACAAGTGGGCAGGAAGTTGAGGGTGAGCGGCCGGACAGAGAAGAAGCAGGACGACGGGAAGGGCTCCTACACCTACAGGTGTCAAGAGTTCAGGCAGGAGTTTGACTTGCCTGATGGCGTCGACCCTGAGTCCGTCACCTGTTCACTGGTGGATGGCCGGCTGCAGATCCAGGCACCCAGGGAGAGGGCGCTGGCTGATGGGAAGGAGAGGGTTGTCCCCATTAGTCTCACTTCAGCCCCTgccatcacctcctcctccaccagcggGGGGTCAGAGGGAAGTAGCACCCCCACctcagagaaaaactga
- the LOC113143631 gene encoding early growth response protein 1-like encodes MAATKAELLLSTLQISEPLASVAPPVSPLDGYTKLEELQMLLQNAAAGGSLLAASAAEGAGLFSAEPGEYGDSLLELPDLQSLPTLTPRLPPLAYSGRFSFEPSASISSTGTAGGLWAEPLLSLFTGLVSMAAPTTTPCSLSSFSSSVASSTSSASFSCGSADVASVFSTTPTYTSATGASDLLLPPTESPSGPLQPQGPPPAYPASTSRLSLQQSTLVLPMLPDYVLSQQQDSELSLNQDQKPILSQSLNPPQPPLTPLSTIKAFSSQIQMQPQVSTFQAQLTKSSRSRKSPAGQQCKTPPHERPYACPADGCDRRFSRSDELTRHVRVHTGQKPFQCRICMRSFSRSDHLTTHIRTHTGEKPFACSECGRKFARSDERKRHTKIHQRQRDRRTDRNPTNTPTSSPCSFSSSSPPHSSSSSNTMQAASPCFTSSRVYTSSPPHHLYSSSCSSPMGSPQADLPSPHSSNIC; translated from the exons ATGGCAGCAACCAAAGCCGAGCTGCTGCTCTCAACCCTGCAGATCTCAGAGCCGCTCGCCAGCGTCGCGCCCCCGGTTTCCCCACTGGACGGGTACACGAAGCTGGAGGAGTTGCAGATGCTGCTGCAGAACGCCGCAGCCGGAGGCTCGTTGCTCGCCGCGTCCGCAGCGGAGGGAGCCGGTCTGTTCAGCGCGGAGCCTGGGGAGTACGGAG actcTCTGTTGGAGCTCCCGGACCTGCAAAGTCTGCCCACTCTCACCCCCCGGCTTCCCCCTTTGGCCTACAGTGGCCGCTTCTCCTTTGAGCCGTCAGCCTCCATCTCCAGTACTGGCACTGCTGGTGGTCTGTGGGCGGAGCCTCTCCTCAGCCTGTTCACAGGACTGGTCAGCATGGCAGCTCCGACCACCACACCCTGCAgcctctcctccttctcatcATCAGTGGCATCATCAACGTCATCAGCGAGCTTCAGCTGTGGGTCTGCTGATGTGGCATCAGTCTTCTCTACAACACCCACATACACTTCCGCCACCGGGGCCTCTGACCTGCTCCTCCCTCCCACCGAGTCCCCGTCAGGCCCCTTGCAGCCACAGGGCCCCCCTCCTGCCTACCCCGCCTCCACCTCCAGGCTCAGCCTCCAGCAGTCCACCCTGGTGCTGCCGATGCTCCCGGACTATGTCCTGTCGCAGCAGCAGGACTCTGAGCTCAGCCTGAACCAGGACCAGAAGCCCATCCTGTCACAGAGCCTGAACCCACCGCAGCCACCACTCACGCCACTTTCCACCATCAAAGCCTTCTCCTCTCAGATCCAGATGCAGCCTCAGGTCTCCACCTTCCAAGCCCAGCTCACCAAGTCCAGTCGGAGCAGGAAGTCCCCGGCAGGTCAGCAATGCAAGACGCCACCCCATGAGCGCCCGTACGCCTGCCCCGCCGACGGATGCGACCGCCGCTTCTCTCGCTCTGATGAGCTGACACGTCATGTGCGTGTGCACACGGGCCAGAAGCCCTTCCAGTGCCGCATCTGCATGCGCAGCTTCAGTCGCAGTGACCACCTGACAACACACATCCGCACACACACTGGGGAGAAACCGTTCGCCTGCTCCGAGTGCGGACGCAAGTTTGCCCGCAGCGACGAGCGCAAGAGGCACACCAAGATCCATCAGAGGCAGAGGGACCGTAGGACTGACAGGAACCCCACCAATacccccacctcctccccctgctctttctcctcctcctccccccctcACAGCTCCTCGTCCTCCAACACTATGCAGGCTGCTTCCCCATGCTTCACTTCATCACGTGTCTACACCTCCTCACCGCCACATCACCtctactcctcctcctgctcctctccgATGGGGAGTCCTCAGGCAGATCTCCCCTCCCCCCACAGCTCCAATATCTGCTGA